CGTGAGGAGATAGACGAACACGCGGAGCGTCGACACCTCGCGTCGCGTCGCCTCCAGGCGCGCCCAGTAGGCCATCGAGACCAGGTTCCCGACCAGGATCGCCACCGTCAGGCCGAATGCGACGGCGAGATACGGATTCTCGAACAGGAGGTCCGGGAAGGCCGGGAGTTGCACGCCCGGCGGTAGCCCGTCGTCCGATATAGGTCTTGTCGGTTGACTGTCCCGATCGAGCGGACGGTACCGACACAGAACCGTTTTCCTCGGCGCGCTCCACCCCTCGACCATGAGCGTCAGCGAGGAGTTCGACGAGTGGGCACGCGACGGCCGCGACGAGGGCATGGAGGAGCGCCACTGGCACACCGCCAAACACGCCCTCGCGCGGATGCCCGTCGAGGCGGGCGACACCGTCCTCGACCTGGGCTCGGGGAGCGGCTACGCCGGCCGCGCGCTCCGGGAGACGAAGGACGCGGCCCGGTCCTACGGCGTCGACGCCGCGCCGCAGATGGCCCGCAACGCCCGCGAGTACACCGACGACCGCCGGTCGGGCTTCCTGAACGGCGACTTCGAACACCTGCCGTTCGCCGACGACAGCGTCGACCACTGCTGGTCGATGGAGGCGTTCTTCTACGCCCGCGACCCCGACGCCGTGCTGGACGAACTCCGGCGAGTCATCCGGCCGGGCGGGACGTTCTACTGTGCGGTGAACTACTGGGAAGAGAGCGTCCACACGCACGAGTGGGACGAACTGGTCGAGGTGCCGATGATCCGCTGGAGCGAGGCCGAGTACCGCGAACACTTCCGCGACGCGGGCTTTCACGTCGCCGGCCAGGACCGGATCCCCGACACGGAGACGACGATTCCGCCGGCGGGGGAGTTCCCGACCGAGGACTTCGAAACCCGCGAGGCGATGGTCGAGCGCTACCGCGAGCACGGCACGCTACTGACCGTCGGCGTGGTGCCGTAGAACCGCGCGCCGACCGTCGATGCGGTCGGCGAGGGGGTCGCGAACGCCGCCGTCGCCGCCGCTCGTGCCAAACGTTTTGTAGGCTTCGCGTTCAGAGGGGAGTATGGCGCTGACGCGGCGACAACAGGTCCTCGGGGGCCTGTTCGTCGGCATGACGGTCCTGACGCTGCTGATCCTCTCGCGGGTGATCGGGATCGTCTTTTTCGCCATCACGGTGGCGTACGTGCTCTATCCCGTCCGTCGGGGCCTCGTCCACCGGGGCGTCCACCGCCGGGTCGCCGCCGCGACGGCCACGACGGTCGGGTTCCTGTTCGTCGCGCTCATCGTCGGGCCGGTGGTCTACGCGCTGTACGGCCGCCAGGCGCTCCTGCTTTCGTTCCTGCGGTCGATCCCGGCCGAACAGCCGGTGACGATCTTCGGGATGTCGTTCGTGATCGACGTGAGCGCGCTGATCGTGCGGGCACGGGCCGCCGTCGTCGACGTCGGATTCGATATCGCCGGGGCGGCGCCCGTCCTCGCGCTGAAGGGCTTCCTGTTCGTCTTTCTCGTGTACGGACTGCTGTTGCGGCCCGGGAGCGTCCACCGAGCGGCGCTCCGGCTGGTCCCCGGGGAGTACCACGACGTGGTGTTCGCGCTGCACCGCTGCGTGCGCGACACGCTGTACGCGCTGTACGTCCTGCAGGCCGCGACGGCGCTGGGGACGTTCGCGGTGGCGTACGTCGTCTTCTCGGTACTGGGCTACCCCAGCGCGTTCACGCTGTCGGTCTTTTCCGGACTCTTGCAGTTCATCCCCGTCCTCGGGCCGAGCATCCTCATCGCGGCCGTGGCGGTCGGCCAGGCGCTGGCCGGCGAGGTCACCGCCGCCCTCCTCGTCGCGAGCACGGGGCTGGTCCTGATCGGCTTCCTGCCGGACGCGCTGATCCGCCCGCGGCTCGCTTCGCTGACGACCGGGATGCCCGCGAGCCTCTACTTCGTCGGGTTCACCGGCGGCACGCTGAGTCTGGGCGTCGTCGGCGTCATCGCGGGCCCGCTGGTCGTCGCGCTGCTCGTCGAAGTGGTCGAACTGGTCACCGACGAACGTGCGAGCGTCCAGCAGACCTTCGACGAGGCCGCCGTCGTCCCCGACGCCGACGGCGACGACGACCGACCCCGCGGTCGGAACGGGCGCCTCAGCGACTACCTGTCCGACGGCGCGGCGGACTCGACCGGAGACCTGGCGGACCAGGTACCGGACGCGACGGACGGCGACCTCGCCGAGGAGTCCCCGGGCGACTCCGCCGGCGACCCGACCGACGACTGACGACCCGGCGACGGGTACGGCCCGAACGGCGAGTTACGCCCCGGTCTCCAGGTCGCGCCCGGCCGCCTTCCACTCGGTGAGACTCCCCTCGTAGAAGGCGAGGTCGGGGTACCCCAGGTGCCGGAGGACGGTGTAGGTGTGGCTGATCCGCCGGGCGGTGTTGCAGTAGAGCAGGACCCGTTTGTCGGGGTCGATCCCACGGTCGTCGAGGGTCGACTCGATCTCGTCGCGGGGCTTGAGCCCGCGGGTCTCGTCGTCGACGAGTTCGCGCCAGTCCAGCCGGACCGCGCCGGGGATGTGGCCCTCCTCGAACTCCCAGGCCTCGCGAGTGTCGACGACGACGGTGTCGGGGTCGTCGGTGGCCGCCGCGACCGCGTCGATCCCGACCAGCGGCGTCTCCGCCGGCGGGTCGACCTCGTAGGTCGAACGTTCGAAGTCGGTGCCCTCGCTCGTCGTCTCGTGGTCGAGCCGCCACGCGGAGAAGTCGCCGTCGAGCAGGTGTAACCGCCCGGGGTGGTGGCCGTACAGCTCGGCGGTCACGAGGAAGCGCGCAGCGAAGACGCCGTGAGTGTCGTCGTAGGCGACGATCCGGTCGTCGGCGGTTATCCCCGCCTCGGACATGAGGTCGGCGAAGGCGTCGGCGCCGGGGAGCATCCCCTGCCCGTCCCCCGACGCTTCGGTGTCGTCGGCGTCCCGCCCGTCGGGATCGGTCGTAGCGCCGTCTTCCGCGGCGTGGTCGTCGGCACGAAACGAGTCGAACGGGACGTTGACGGCGCCGGGGACGTGGCCGATACCGTCGAACTCCCAGGCGTCGCGGACGTCGACGATCCGGACCTCGTCGAGGCGGTCGGCCACCCACTCGGCCGGGACGACGATCTCGCTCATGTCCCGGGTTCGGGCGAGCGCACGCTTGAAGATGTCCTTCCGCCCCGGTCGGAGGTAGAGGCAATTTTGACCGGCGCGTGCGGGCATCGAGCGGGATATAAATCGAGTGGTCGAACACCACTGCGACCGTCGACCCGACCCGTCCCCCGGTCCGACCGCAGTGGCGAGAGCAGAGGGGAGAGGCCGTGAGAACCATAGACACGGAACGTTTCGGCAACAATCTCCGCTATAGTCGTCAAGGGGCGGGACATGCCGAAGCTCCTAGAGGTATATAGTCGGTAGACCAATGGTTCGATGAACATGAGCGACTACGCGAAAGACGTACTCGTCTCGGCGGACTGGGTCGAAGAGCATCTCGAGCACTTCGAGAGCGACGACGACGACTATCGGCTCGTCGAGGTCGACGTAGACACGGAGCTGTACGACGAGAGCCACGCGCCGGGCGCGGTCGGCTGGAACTGGGAGACAGATCTGCAGGACCAGGTCGAGCGCGACATCCTCGAGAAGGAGGACTTCGAGGCGCTGCTCGGTTCCCACGGCATCAGCGAGGACACCACGGTCGTCCTCTACGGTGACAACGCCAACTGGTTCGCGGCCTACACCTACTGGCAGTTCAAGTACTACGGCCACGACGACGTGCGCCTGCTCGACGGCGGCCGCGACTACTGGGTCGAGAACGACTACCCGCTGACCGACGAGGAGCCGGAGTTCTCGGAAGTCGAGTACGAGGCCGCCGGTCCGCGCGAGTCCATCCGCGCCTACCGAGAGGACGTCGAGAACGCCGTCGAGCGCGGCCTGCCGCTCGTCGACGTTCGCTCGCCCGAGGAGTTCTCCGGCGAGGTCCTGGCGCCCCCGGGACTCCAGGAGACCGCCCAGCGCGGCGGCCACATCCCCGGCGCCAGCAACGTCTCCTGGGCCGCCGTCACCAACGACGACGGCACCTTCAAGACCGCCGAGGAGATCGAGGAGCTGTACGCCGAGGAAGGCATTGAGGGTGACTCGACGGTCGTCGCCTACTGCCGCATCGGCGAGCGCTCGTCGGTCGCCTGGTTCGCCCTGCACGAGCTCGTCGGCTACGACGACGCCATCAACTACGACGGCTCCTGGACGGAGTGGGGCAACCTCGTCGGCGCCCCCATCGAGAAAGGCGAGGCCGAGTAAGCGAAGCGCACGAGGCCTCGTGGTGAGGCGGGGAGCGGAGTGACCCGCCGAACGGCTCTCGGGCGACTGAGCGGAGCGACAGAGCCCGAAAATCGGAGCGGCGAGCGACTGCGAGCCGCGGAGAAGGGCAACTGAGGTCGCTCACGCGATTCGCATTTTTTCGGCGCCACGGCCGATAGCCGCTGAACTCTCCGTGTGTCCGGTTTCGAACGAACGTTTAATTGCGTTCCCACCGTAGTGGGAGATATGGGGACGAGCGAGGACCGACGCGTCGACGAGAAGGGACGGGTCACGATCCCGAAGTCGATCAGGGAGGCGTTGCAGATCGACCCCGGGGAAGAGGTCGCCGTGGAGTTAGCGGACGACCGGATCGTCATCCGCAATCGCATCTCGCGGGAGCAACTGGTCGAGCGACTGGAGGGGTGTGTCAGCGAGGAGACTCGGGCCGACGACGCCGACCGGATCGATCCCGACGACCTGAAAGCCGACTGGACGAGCGACCTCCCGAACTGATGTACTGCCTCGACGCGAACGTCTGGATCTACTTCCTCGACGCCGACCTCGACGAACACGAGACGGTCCGCGACGACGTGGCCGAGGTACTCCGCTCTCGGCCGCTGTTCACGACGACGGTCCTCCAGATGGAGGTCGTCCACTACCTGACGAACCAACTGGCCGACAGCGAGCGCCACGTCGAACGCGTGCTATCGATCGAGGATTCGACCGTCGCGGAGCTACGACCCGCCGACGTGAAGCGGGCGGCGAAGCTGCTCGCCGAGTACGACCAGTCCGGGATCGGCGGCCGGGACGCGACGGTGTTGGCCGCGATGGAGCGACACGGCGTCGGGCGGCTCTGGACGCACGACGACGCGCTCAAACGGATGGACGACTGCCTCGACTGGCTGACGGTCACGGATCCCGTGAGCGAATAGCGACTGTCGGGGTCACGGGTCTCTCCGGTCCCAACCGTTTTCAGCCCGCCCGGCGAACGCTCGGCCATGGAACTATCGGCCTTCCGCGAGCCGCTGTCCCGGGAGGAGACCGCCGGATTGCTCGCGACCGCCGCGGTCGTCGCCGTACTGCTCGGCCCCGGTGCGATCACCCTCGCCGAGGGGTCGTCGGTCCTGCTCACGGCCGTCTCGGCGCTCGCGATGGGCACGCTCGCGTTCGTCGTCGGCGCCCTCGCGCTCGTCGCGATACGGGAACTGCGCGGCGACGACGAGGAGTGACCGAACAGCGACGAGGGTGACCGGCCGCCGGTCCGGTCGCTCGCCGCCGGTCCGGTCCCCGAGAACTGATCGAACGTCCACGAAACGTCACCCTCTTTTACGCCGACGCGGACGGGCGGACGTGTCCCGTTTCGCCGTCCGGACGGCGGTCCACGCCGGCGCCCTGCTCGCGGTGACGGGCGCCGTCGCCTGGCTCACGGGGACCCCGTTCGTCTTCCCGAGTCTCGGCCCGACCGCGTACGTGTTGGCGACCCGGCGGACGGCCGACCGCTCGGCGCTCGCCCGGGTCGTCGCGGCCCACGTCGTCGGTGTCGCCGCCGGGCTGGGCTCCTACCGACTGCTCGCCGACTGCGTCGTCGTCACCGCGGACCTCGCGCCCCGGTCGCCCGCCCTGGCGGCCGTCGTCGCCAGCGGCGTCCTCGCGCTGGCGCTGACCAGCGCCGGGATGGTCGTGACGGGCACGATCCACCCGCCCGCCTGTGCGACGACGCTCATCGTCTCGCTCGGGCTGTTGCCGACGCTTTGGGAGGGACTGTTCATCGCCATCGCGGTCTGCGTCCTCGTCGGTACTCACGCCGTCGTCGTCCGGACCCTCTCGGTTTCGGACGAGCGCGAACGGCCGACCCCCGACGCCTCGTGACGGTCCGGGAGCAAGATTGACAAAGACGGGCCGTCAGATCCCCGTATGGACGAGACCCTCCGCGAGCGACTCGACGGCGACGACGCGCTCGCCGACGCCGCCGCCACCGTCCTCGACCGCGCCGAATCGGGCGACGGCACGGTCGCCTGGGCCGACGTGAGCGGCGCAGTCCCCGCCGAACAGTGGGGTCGGCTGCTCGAATCCGAAGTCCTGGTCGCCACCGACGCCGGGTTCGTCGTCGACGACCCCGACGCCGTCCGGGCAGCGGTGGGCGACCGCGACGGCGCCGAGATCCGGGACGACACCGAGACCGCCGACGGTGCCGACGCCGACTCCGGCGGCTGGTCGATGGCCGACAAGCTCGCCGGCGTCGCCGCGCTCGGGCTGATGGCCAGCTACCAGGTGCCGATGGCCCGCGACGCGATCGGGAGCACCGCAGACCTCTTCCTCGGCCCGGTCGAGGCCGCCCTGCCGTTCGGGGTCACGGTCGCGCTGCTGGCGGTCGCGACCACGCTCGTCTCCACGACGCTCCGGCGCCGGCTGATGGACGGCAACCCCCAAGACATCGCGAAGGACCGAATGGAGACGGTCAAAGAACGGCTGGACGCGGCCCGCGAGCGCGGCGACGACGAGGCCGTCGAACGGCTGCAGTCCCGTCAGCAGGAGCTGATGCTGGAGCAACTCGGGGCGATGAAGCGGATGGTCCGGCCGATGGTCTACGCGATGCTGGTGACGATACCGGTGTTCCTGTGGATCACGTGGCTGACGGTCAACCCCGCCGCCGCGATCACGCCGGCCGCGCAGGTGTTACCGATCGCCGGTCGCGTCGTCTGGACGGCCAAACTGGTCGGCCCGATCCAGGTGTGGACGGTCTGGTACATCGCCTGCTCGCTCCTCTCGAACGTCGCGGGCAAGCGCGTCGCGAAGAAAGTCGGGCCGGCGGTCACGGACTACCGGTCGGCGTTCTGAGCCCGGTTCAGTTCGATTTCGGCCGTTCCGTCGGTCACTCGTGGCCGATGATCGGCTGCGGTTCGTACGGCTCCTCCAGGTACGCCACGTCCGAGGCCGACAGCGAGATCTCCAGCGCCTCGACGGCCTGTTCGAGGTGTTCGACGCTCGTGGTGCCGACGATGGGCGCGTCGACGTACTCGTTCTGGAACTGCCAGGCGAGTGCGATCTGGGCCATCGTCACGCCGTGGTCGGCGGCCAGTTCCTGCACGCGCTCGTTGATCTCCTCGCCGCCGCCGCGCTCGTACTCCGGCGTCGGGTTGTGGAAGTTCTCGGGGTCGCCGCGGTTGGTGCGTTCGAGTTCGTCGAAGGGCCGGGCGAGGAAGCCCTGACCGAGCGGGCCCCACGGGACGACGCCGATGTCCTCTTTGTCACAGAGGGGGAGCATGTCGCGTTCCTCCTCGCGGTAGGCCACGTGGTAGTGGTTCTGCATCGTCTCGTAACTCAGGAGGTCCTCGCGCTCGCTCGTCCGCAACTGCTCGACGAGGTCGTGAGTCCACATCGAGGAGGTGCCGGCGTGGCGGATCTTCCCGCGACGACGGGCGTCGTCGAGCGCTTCGAGCGTGGTCTCCGGCGGGGTCTCGGGGTCGACGCGGTGGGTCTGGTACAGGTCGATGGTGTCGAGGCCGAGGCGGTCGAGCGAAGCGTCGAGTTCCTGCTCGATGGTCTTGCGCGAGAGGCCCGAGGCGTTGGGCGTGTCCTCGCCGACGGGGAACCGGACCTTGGTCGCGACGACCTGCTCGTCGCGGTCGTATTCGGCCAGTACGTCACCGAGGATCTCCTCGCTCTCGCCGTCGGAGTAGGCGTTGGCGGTGTCGAAGAAGTTCACGCCCAGGTCGATGGCGCGTTCGATGACCTCCCGGCCCTCGTCCTCGTCTAACATCCACGGCTCCTCGCTGCCGAAGCTCATACAGCCCAGGCAGATCTGCGAGACCTCCATCCCGGTCGACCCGAGTGTGGTGTACTCCATGGGGGCCCTCGGAAGTAGCCAGGCAAAAGGCTGGCCCTCGCGGCTCAGGGTTCCGAAAGTTATCCGGCGCCCGGCCGGCTGTCGGCCGCTCAGTCCCCGGCGGCGGCGTCGGGGCGGTAGTCGCGACTGACCACCTTCCACGTCCCGGAGCGATAGCGGTAGTAGGTGATGACGGCCGGCACGGCCATCTCGGCGAGGATAGCGGCGTACAGCGCCGTCTGGCCGATCTCGGGCACTGCGATCCCGAGGTAGGCGATGGGGATCGCGAACAGGTACAGCCCGGTGAGCTGGGCGTAGAACGGCCAGCGCGTGTCGCCGCTGGTCCTGAGCGGCCCGGTCGAGCCGCCGTAGACGCCGCTAAAGAGGACGCCGAAGCAGGCGACGCGAATGAAGGTGACGACGGTCGGGAGGATCGAGGGGTCGTCGACGAACACGCGACCGATGGGGCGGGCGAGGACGAACACGCCGACGGCGATGACGGCGTAGCATGCCAGCGAGAAGCGGATGATGTCGTGGGCCCACGCGCCGGCGTCGTCCTCGTCGTCCTGGCCGAGCGCCTGGCCGACGAGGCTGGAGGAGGCCATGCTGAAGCCCCAGTTGGGCGTGTCCATCAGCGCGCGGACCCGCATCGCGACGACGTAGGCGGCGACGACGTTCGGGCCGAACAGGCCGACGATGTACAGCTTCGGGAACTGGCCGCCGCTACGGGCGAGGTTGGTCCCGATCAGCGGCGTCGCCATCTCCACCAGATCGCCCAGCAGCGATCGGTCGAGGTGGGGGCCAGAGAGTGGGACCTGCACGGGGAACTCGCCGATTCCGGGCAGACCACCGCGGGCGAGGCCGACCGCGAACGCGGCCGTGACCAGCGCGTTCGAGAGCGCGGTCCCGATGGCGGCGCCGACGACGCCCCAGCCGAAGCCGAAGATGAGCACGGCGTTGATGAGGATGTTGAGCGCCGCACCGCCGCCGCGGAGGATCATCGGCGTCCAGGCGTCGTCGGCGCCGACGAGCGCGCGGCTGCCGATGAGGTTCAGGGCCCCGAACGGGACGCCGAAGGCGACGACCGCGAGGTAGTCGGCGCCGAACGCGACCGCGGCGTCGCCCGAGCCGATGAGGCCGATCAGCGGCTCGGCGAGGTACCAGTAGACGGCGATCAGCGGGACGGTGATCGCGACCGTGAGCAGCGCGCTGGCTTTCACCGAGAGGGCGAGTTCCTCGTAGGCGTCGGCGCCGAAGCGCTGGGAGACGAGACCGATGGTCCCGCCGGCGACGCCGCCGCCCAGGGCGAACGCGAGGCCCCAGAAGGGGCTGGCGTAGCCGACGCCGGCGATGGCGGTCGGACCGAGCGCGATGCCGACCATCGCCACGTCGGCCGTCGAGCGGGACATCCGCGCGAGGCCGGTGACGATGCGGGGCCACGCCAGGTCGGTCGCCCGCTCGACGCGCTCGCGGTCGATGACGCCGGCGCGGGCGACGAGCGACCCTACCCAGAGGAGCAGCGCGCGAACGGGATTGTACCGGGACCAGGACACGGAGACCCGTCTACGCTCTACCGTGAAAACGGTTTAGAAACGGGAACGGGCCGCCGAGACCGACGCCCTCGGGCGACGAGTCGACAGCGTTATCGGCGGCGATATCGATCCCGAAATCGACCTCCCCGTGCAGACACTCGACGCACTCGGGTCGATCCCCTCCGTCTTCCTCTCGTCGGTGGCGCCGCCGCTGTCGATCGCCCTCGCCGGCTACCTGCTCGGCCGCGTCCGCGAGGTCGACACCGAGCCGCTGAGCACGGTCACCGTCTACGTCCTCCTGCCGGCGCTGGTGTTCGAGACGCTCGTCACGCTCGAGACCGGGCTCGGGACCGCCGCCGCGGCCGTCGCCGCGATGGTCGGGTTCACCGCCGTCGTCGGCGCGCTCTCGTGGGCGGTGAGTCGGGCGCGCGGCCGCGAGGGGACGGTCGTCGTCGGCGCCGCGATGGCCGCCGCCGTCCCCAACACCGGCAACTTCGGCATCCCCGTCGCCACCTTCGCGTTCGGCGCCGCCGGCCGCTCGACCGCCGTCCTGTTCGTCCTCGTCCAGAACCTGCTGCTGTACACCGTCGGCGTCTACCTGCTCACTCGCGGCGGCGAGCGCGACGACCGGGCGGCGCTCGGCCGCGTCGCCCGCCAGCCCGTCGTCTGGGCGGTTCTCGCAGCCGGCACGACGGTCGCGCTCGGCGTCGTCCCACCGGAGAACGGGACGGCGATGGACACGCTCCGACTGGCCGGCGACGCGTCGATCCCCGTGTTCCTCGTCGTGCTCGGCCTGCAGGTCGAGTCGATGGACCTCGGTGCGACCGTCCGTGAGACGCTCCCGACGGTGGGGCTGAAACTGCTGGTCGCGCCGGTCGTCGCCGTCGCGGTCGCGGCGCTCGTCGACGTCGGCGACCCGACGGTGACCGCCGCGTTCGTCGTCCTCGCGGCCGGCCCCGCGGCGGTCACCCCGCTCGTCCTCTCGATCGAGTTCGGCGACGACGGCGCGGCCGGACCGGGCGACGAACGTGGCGGCGTGTCGACCGCCGACTACGTGGGGACCGTCGTCTTCCTCACGATCCTCGGGAGCCTCCCCGTCGTCACCGGACTGGTGTTGCTGGCGGAGTTGGGCGTGCTGGGGTGAGCGGCGACGATCGGCTAGCTCGGTCCCGGACCGGCCCTCAGAAGCTCCCGACGATCTCGTCGAGGTCGAACAGCCGGAGGTCGTCGCGACCGGCGGCAGCCTCGCGGACCGACTCCCTGAACCCGTTTCGGGCGAACAGCGCGTAGTTCCGGTCGACGCCGGTCCCGTCGGGTGTCCACCGGATCTCGCCTGCGTGGGATTCGAGCGACGCGAGCGCGCCGTAATCGAGCGGTGCGCTCGTGAACTTGCATTCCCCTGCGACCATCGTGCCGTCGTCGGCCAGCCCGACGACGTCGACCTCGTGTTCCTTGTACCACCACCGGCCGATATCGACGAACGTCTCGTCGGGGTACAGCTCGGGGAGCGCGTCCCCACAGAGCCGTTCGAACTCCGGGCTCACGAAATCCGCCATCTCCGGCTCGACGACTGTCTCGTAGGCGTCCGTACCGAGCCGCTCGTACCGGTCCTCGTTTCCGTAGACGAACCTGAACCAGAACCGGAACAGCGGGTCGCGGATCCGATAGCGCCCGCGGCGCGACCGCGTCTCGTCCTCGGTGACCGGAACCTCGCGCTCGACGAGGCGGAGTCGTTCCAGCTTCCCCGTGTACGTCGATATCTGCTTCCCGTCGATGCCGACCGTCCCCGCGATCTCGTTGGCGGTCGCGTCCCCCGCGGCGATGGCTTTCAGGATGGCGAAGTACCGGTTCGGTTCGGTCAGTTCGGTGCGGAGGACGTACTCGGGCTCGTTGTGCAGAAACCCCTGCCGTGCGAGGAGCGAACGCCGGACGACCGATCCGAGGTCGTGGTCCAGTTCGACGCCGTCCAGATAGTACGGCGTTCCGCCGAACACTCCCCAGGCGAACACTCGCTCCTCGGGCGTGTAGGAATCGGGGAAGAACTCACACGCGGCGCCGAAGTCGAGCTGTCGGAGGTCGATCTTCTCCGTGAATCGACCGTACAGCGGACTGTTACCGAGGAGCGTCGCCTCCTCCATCATGCTGATCGACGAGCCGACCAGCACGAGTGTCGCCGCGCTGTCTCGTATCTCCTGATCCCAGAGCCGCTGGACGACCGACGGGAGGCTCTCGTCGGCATCGATGAGGTACGGGAACTCGTCCAGTACGACGACCGCGTCCCGTTCGGCCAGGTATCCGAGGAGCGACTCCCAGTCGGCTCTGATCCGGTCGACGCCCGGGAACGACTCCGACGCGAGCTCGACGAACTCGTCGAGCTGTACCTGCGAGGTCGTCTCCGTCGCCTGATACAGTACGGCGTCCTCGCGTTCGGCCAGCGACTCCCGGACGAGTTCGGTCTTCCCGAGGCGGCGACGCCCGAAGACGACGACCATCTCCGCCTCGTCGGACTCGTAGCACTCGACGAGTCGCGAGAGTTCCGCCCGGCGATCGACGAATCGGTCCATACTACGTCATGTGCGGACATCGACATAGTGCTACCGAATAACCAAATTTGGAATAGACTAATCTGAAATAGGCTAATTCAGATTTGGTTATCTGGCCGAACCCGTCGCGGACCGATCGAGCGAAACACGCTGGTCGGTAGCCGACTGCTCTCCGGGGTCGTCGATCGGTGAATCGCAGAAGTCGGCGAACGGGTGAATAGCCGCCGACTCGCTACACCTCGACGGCGTCGCCCACGGCGGGCGCCGTCGCGTCGAAGCCGTCCTCGCGGAGCTCCGCGGCGAAGGCCTCGCAGCGGTCGCCGTGGTTGACCAGCACGTCGGCCTCGCGGTAGTCGTCGAGGAATTCGAGAATCCCTTCGCGGTCGGCGTGGGCGGAGAAGTCGTAGGACTCGACCTGCGCGGCGACGGGCATCCGCCGGCCGTCGATCTCGGCGCTACCGGTGTCGAGCAGGTCCCGGCCGGGCGTGCCCTCGACCTGGTAGCCCGTCATCGCGACCTTGTTCGTCGGCGACCCGCGGATCGCAGGGATGTACGTCATCGCCGGCCCGCCCGAGAGCATCCCGCTGGTGGTGACGACGACGGTGTTGTCCGCGGCGATCCGTCGGCGCTGACCGTCGCGACCGTCGACGAACCTCGCGTTGGATTTGGCCCGCCCCAGCGCGTCGGCGTCGCGGACGAACTCGGGGTGGCGCCGGAGCATCTCGGTCACCCGCTTGCCCATCCCGTCGACGTAGCAGTCGATGTCGTGGGCCTCGCAGATCAGGAGCACCTCCTGGGTGCGTCCGATGGCGAACGCGGGGACGACGACCGTGCCGCCCTGCCAGACCGTCGTCCGGAGGCTCTCGGCGAACTGGTCCTCGATAGCTCCCCGGTCTTCGTGGGTCACGTCGGAGTAGGTCGCCTCGCAGATCACGGCGTCGGCGTCGGGCCGGGCGGTGGTTCCCGGGACCAGTCGTTGATCGCCCGTGTGGAAGTCGGATGTGTAGAGCAAGCGCGTCTCCCCGTCGTCGACGACGACGTGGGCGCTTCCGGGGATGTGGCCGGCCTCGTAGAAGGTGACCTCGTAGCCGGCGGCCTCGAACGACTCTCGATAGCCGTGGGTCTCGGAGACCTGGGTGACCCGACGGACCTCGGTCTCGGTGAACGGGCAGTCGTAGGTGCCGCCGTGCAGTTTGAGCGTGTCGCGGGCGAGGGTGAGCGCGAGTTCGCGCGTCGGCGGCG
This DNA window, taken from Halosimplex litoreum, encodes the following:
- a CDS encoding sulfurtransferase encodes the protein MSDYAKDVLVSADWVEEHLEHFESDDDDYRLVEVDVDTELYDESHAPGAVGWNWETDLQDQVERDILEKEDFEALLGSHGISEDTTVVLYGDNANWFAAYTYWQFKYYGHDDVRLLDGGRDYWVENDYPLTDEEPEFSEVEYEAAGPRESIRAYREDVENAVERGLPLVDVRSPEEFSGEVLAPPGLQETAQRGGHIPGASNVSWAAVTNDDGTFKTAEEIEELYAEEGIEGDSTVVAYCRIGERSSVAWFALHELVGYDDAINYDGSWTEWGNLVGAPIEKGEAE
- a CDS encoding class I SAM-dependent methyltransferase — its product is MSVSEEFDEWARDGRDEGMEERHWHTAKHALARMPVEAGDTVLDLGSGSGYAGRALRETKDAARSYGVDAAPQMARNAREYTDDRRSGFLNGDFEHLPFADDSVDHCWSMEAFFYARDPDAVLDELRRVIRPGGTFYCAVNYWEESVHTHEWDELVEVPMIRWSEAEYREHFRDAGFHVAGQDRIPDTETTIPPAGEFPTEDFETREAMVERYREHGTLLTVGVVP
- a CDS encoding sulfurtransferase; the protein is MSEIVVPAEWVADRLDEVRIVDVRDAWEFDGIGHVPGAVNVPFDSFRADDHAAEDGATTDPDGRDADDTEASGDGQGMLPGADAFADLMSEAGITADDRIVAYDDTHGVFAARFLVTAELYGHHPGRLHLLDGDFSAWRLDHETTSEGTDFERSTYEVDPPAETPLVGIDAVAAATDDPDTVVVDTREAWEFEEGHIPGAVRLDWRELVDDETRGLKPRDEIESTLDDRGIDPDKRVLLYCNTARRISHTYTVLRHLGYPDLAFYEGSLTEWKAAGRDLETGA
- a CDS encoding DUF106 domain-containing protein codes for the protein MDETLRERLDGDDALADAAATVLDRAESGDGTVAWADVSGAVPAEQWGRLLESEVLVATDAGFVVDDPDAVRAAVGDRDGAEIRDDTETADGADADSGGWSMADKLAGVAALGLMASYQVPMARDAIGSTADLFLGPVEAALPFGVTVALLAVATTLVSTTLRRRLMDGNPQDIAKDRMETVKERLDAARERGDDEAVERLQSRQQELMLEQLGAMKRMVRPMVYAMLVTIPVFLWITWLTVNPAAAITPAAQVLPIAGRVVWTAKLVGPIQVWTVWYIACSLLSNVAGKRVAKKVGPAVTDYRSAF
- a CDS encoding AI-2E family transporter, with amino-acid sequence MALTRRQQVLGGLFVGMTVLTLLILSRVIGIVFFAITVAYVLYPVRRGLVHRGVHRRVAAATATTVGFLFVALIVGPVVYALYGRQALLLSFLRSIPAEQPVTIFGMSFVIDVSALIVRARAAVVDVGFDIAGAAPVLALKGFLFVFLVYGLLLRPGSVHRAALRLVPGEYHDVVFALHRCVRDTLYALYVLQAATALGTFAVAYVVFSVLGYPSAFTLSVFSGLLQFIPVLGPSILIAAVAVGQALAGEVTAALLVASTGLVLIGFLPDALIRPRLASLTTGMPASLYFVGFTGGTLSLGVVGVIAGPLVVALLVEVVELVTDERASVQQTFDEAAVVPDADGDDDRPRGRNGRLSDYLSDGAADSTGDLADQVPDATDGDLAEESPGDSAGDPTDD
- a CDS encoding type II toxin-antitoxin system VapC family toxin, whose amino-acid sequence is MYCLDANVWIYFLDADLDEHETVRDDVAEVLRSRPLFTTTVLQMEVVHYLTNQLADSERHVERVLSIEDSTVAELRPADVKRAAKLLAEYDQSGIGGRDATVLAAMERHGVGRLWTHDDALKRMDDCLDWLTVTDPVSE
- a CDS encoding AbrB/MazE/SpoVT family DNA-binding domain-containing protein; the protein is MGTSEDRRVDEKGRVTIPKSIREALQIDPGEEVAVELADDRIVIRNRISREQLVERLEGCVSEETRADDADRIDPDDLKADWTSDLPN
- a CDS encoding HPP family protein codes for the protein MSRFAVRTAVHAGALLAVTGAVAWLTGTPFVFPSLGPTAYVLATRRTADRSALARVVAAHVVGVAAGLGSYRLLADCVVVTADLAPRSPALAAVVASGVLALALTSAGMVVTGTIHPPACATTLIVSLGLLPTLWEGLFIAIAVCVLVGTHAVVVRTLSVSDERERPTPDAS